A window of the Diorhabda carinulata isolate Delta chromosome 1, icDioCari1.1, whole genome shotgun sequence genome harbors these coding sequences:
- the LOC130899460 gene encoding ATP-binding cassette sub-family C member 4-like isoform X1, which yields MDFSKRYVKVSPEENANILSRLFFCWFLPFLKYGYKHQIELQDIYNTVPSDLSTQLTNSLQRNWEEEIEISRKRNNKKPSLKKAVFKTFWKTYLFPGIGIFTQCVVIRMIQPLILAEFISFFDTKDQDYLGWIWGSTLILISFINLITTHNSFFWAQRLGMRVRIAMGSLIYRKLLKLSHKSLGDTPAGHVVNLLSNDVQRFDSAAANLHYLWIMPINTLVGLVILYQYVGAAAALTGMVFVTLISLPLPGTISRWQGKLRYKIAVRTDKRVKLMNEITSGIQVIKMYSWEKPFEKVVKLSRQLEVDVISKTAYCYGILSAMSVFTERLVLYVTLITFVSIGQRLTSNVAFSSAQLFNSIQAIMAISFPNALSSYSEAKVSLKRLEEFLTLDENTEQAIRNKETDTQQLGEIKLKSVTANWNPKNIVPTLINVDLHIKPGTLCCVIGNLGSGKSSLLQLLLKELSPSKGEISVSGKTAYASQEPWLFVSNIRNNILFGKPYDNERYRKVINACCLERDFEQFPHSDKNLVGEKGMGLSGGQRARVNLARAVYTEADIYLLDDPLSAVDTKVGRHLFEECILKYLAGKTRILVTHQLQFIKQADLVVIISNGKIEHVGKFCDLSEDYLDTLQHNSNNDNMTKEENIIEHKDIKSGYRTDKIDLQSSISLAHSAQLDDPEESEELIKKGDISNSTYFEYWKSGAGIVFLNFTCLMFILAQVITNASDLWLTHWTNIESRRYKFPTSNQTPKISDAEHVSNWTNDPHMFSTPLTIISDTQSEATVLTNQVFNKTVTALSDLENSTSKVNIITDDSNNAGDRDYYIWIYTILIAGSVIFLTFRSFLYYRICMNASKVLHNKMFSCILKAPIRFFDINPSGRILNRFTKDMGCVDELLPRCQMDAIQILVVMVGILIMVFIVSPLMLIPVILLAPIYYIWRTIYMATAQSLKRHEGAAKAPVFSHISASMHGITTIRASKAQEMVIKEFDTLQDQHTSTWLSFLVSSATFGFYLDLISWTFLVIVTFQFVIFKSEDTLSGSVGLVISQCLILTGMVQYGVFMTAQVAGNMISVERILQYTKLEKEGPFESLATKKPPRDWPSNGNIMFKNIYLRYSHELQPVLKNVNIDIRSREKIGIVGRTGAGKSSLIASLFRLAPIDGIISIDDIDTAEIGLDDLRSKISIIPQEPILFSASVRYNLDPFESHSDEVLWEALENVELRTVITDLNQNISEGGSNFSVGQRQLICLARAIVRNNKILVMDEATANVDPGTDVLIQKTIREKFKNCTVITIAHRLNTVMDSDKVLVMDAGEAVEFDHPHILLQNQDGYFNKMVREMGPEMETMLRSIAKTNYKN from the exons ATGGATTTTTCCAAACGATATGTTAAGGTGTCCCCAGAGGAAAATGCAAACATACTTTCCCGACTTTTTTTTTG cTGGTTTCTGCCATTCCTTAAATATGGATACAAACATCAAATAGAATTACAGGACATATATAATACTGTCCCCTCTGACTTGTCAACTCAACTAACTAACTCACTTCAAAG aAACTgggaagaagaaatagaaattagTAGGAAACGTAATAATAAGAAACCTAGCTTAAAAAAGGCCGTgtttaaaacattttggaaGACGTATTTATTTCCTGGTATTGGAATATTTACACAATGTGTTGTTATCag GATGATACAACCATTAATACTAGCTGaatttatctctttttttgATACAAAAGATCAAGACTATTTAGGATGGATTTGGGGATCTACACTAATTTTGATATCATTTATCAATCTCATTACAACGCATAATTCTTTTTTTTGGGCACAAAGACTTGGTATGAGAGTACGGATTGCAATGGGCTCattaatttatagaaaa CTTCTGAAGCTTAGTCACAAATCGCTTGGAGATACTCCCGCTGGGCATGTGGTGAATTTGCTTTCCAACGATGTACAAAGATTTGACTCGGCAGCAGCAAATTTACATTATCTTTGGATAATGCCCATAAATACTTTAGTAGGACTTGTTATTCTTTATCAGTATGTTGGAGCTGCCGCAGCTTTAACTGGAATGGTATTCGTAACTTTGATATCTCTTCCTTTGCCAG GTACCATTTCCAGATGGCAAGGGAAACTTAGATATAAGATTGCAGTAAGAACTGATAAAAGAGTGAAACTTATGAATGAAATAACATCGGGAATCCAAGTCATTAAGATGTACTCCTGGGAAAAACCATTTGAGAAAGTCGTCAAGCTCTCAAGACA GCTAGAAGTAGACGTTATATCTAAAACTGCGTATTGTTATGGAATCCTATCAGCAATGAGTGTATTTACTGAGCGATTAGTTCTTTATGTAACACTCATTACATTCGTTTCGATTGGTCAAAGATTAACGAGCAACGTTGCATTCTCCTCGGCTCAACTTTTCAACAGCATCCAAGCTATCATGGCAATATCATTTCCGAATGCTTTATCATCCTATTCTGAAGCCAAAGTTTCTTTGAAAAG attAGAAGAATTTTTAACATTAGATGAGAATACCGAACAAGCGATAAGAAACAAGGAAACAGATACTCAGCAATTAggtgaaataaaattgaaatccGTAACAGCAAATTGGAATCCCAAGAACATTGTTCCCACATTAATTAACGTCGATTTACATATCAAACCAGGAACTTTATGCTGCGTTATTGGCAATTTAGGCTCTGGTAAAAGTAGTCTTTTGcagttattattaaaagaacTATCACCGTCTAAAGGAGAAATAAGTGTATCTGGAAAAACGGCGTATGCTTCTCAGGAGCCTTGGTTATTTGTGTCGAATATCAGGAATAACATTTTATTTGGAAAGCCGTACGATAACGAAAG atatcGTAAAGTAATTAACGCTTGTTGTTTAGAAAGAGACTTTGAGCAATTTCCCCATAGCGACAAAAATTTAGTTGGGGAAAAGGGAATGGGTCTTAGTGGTGGTCAAAGAGCGAGAGTAAATTTAGCCAGAGCCGTCTACACAGAAGCAGATATATATTTGTTAGATGATCCACTTTCTGCAGTAGATACGAAAGTAGGAAGGCATTTATTTGAAGAATGTATATTGAAATACTTAGCTGGAAAAACAAGGATTTTAGTAACACACCAACTACAATTCATCAAACAAGCTGATCTTGTTGTTATAATTAgtaat GGTAAAATAGAACACGTGGGAAAATTCTGTGACTTGTCAGAAGATTATCTTGATACTTTACAGCATAATTCTAATAACGACAACATGACGAAAGAAGAGAATATTATTGAACATAAAGACATTAAATCTGGTTATCGAACTGACAAAATTGACCTTCAATCTTCTATTTCACTAGCG cATTCCGCACAACTTGATGATCCAGAGGAATCtgaagaattgataaaaaaaggtgaCATTTCCAATTCAACGTATTTCGAGTATTGGAAATCTGGCGCtggaatagtttttttaaattttacttgTCTCATGTTCATTTTGGCTCAAGTTATCACTAATGCATCAGATCTTTGGTTAACACACtg GACCAATATCGAATCAAGAAGATACAAGTTTCCTACTTCCAATCAGACACCGAAAATATCTGATGCTGAACACGTATCTAACTGGACGAATGACCCTCATATGTTTTCTACACCACTCACAATTATTTCAGATACACAATCAGAAGCTACAGTACTTACAAATCAAGTATTCAATAAAACTGTTACTGCATTATCAGATTTGGAGAATTCAACTAGTAAAGTGAATATTATAACAGATGATTCCAACAATGCTGGAGATCGAGATTACTATATCTGGATTTACACAATATTGATAGCGGGATCAGTGATATTTCTTACTTTTAGATCTTTCTTGTATTACCGTATATGTATGAATGCTTCTAAAGTTTTgcataataaaatgtttagttGCATCCTGAAAGCACCAATAAGATTCTTTGACATCAACCCATCAG gaaGAATACTAAATAGGTTTACAAAAGATATGGGTTGCGTTGACGAACTATTACCCCGTTGTCAAATGGATGCCATACAGATTTTGGTAGTAATGGTTGGTATACTAATAATGGTGTTCATTGTATCACCATTGATGTTAATTCCTGTAATTTTACTAGCacctatttattatatttggcGCACAATATATATGGCAACAGCTCAGTCTTTGAAAAGACATGAAGGAGCTG CAAAAGCTCCAGTATTTTCACACATATCAGCGTCTATGCATGGCATTACGACTATCAGAGCTTCTAAAGCCCAAGAAATGGTTATAAAAGAATTTGATACTCTGCAAGATCAACATACTAGTACATGGCTATCATTTTTGGTGAGCAGTGCAACTTTTGGATTTTATTTAGACCTTATCAGTTGGACTTTCTTAGTCATAGTTACTTTCCAATTCGTTATTTTTAAAAGCG AAGATACATTAAGTGGTAGTGTGGGTTTAGTGATATCCCAATGCCTAATATTAACTGGAATGGTGCAATATGGAGTTTTTATGACAGCACAAGTAGCAGGAAATATGATAAGTGTTGAGAGAATACTGCAATATACTAAATTGGAGAAGGAAGGTCCATTTGAATCTTTAGCCACCAAAAAACCACCCAGAGATTGGCCAAGTAACGGGAacattatgtttaaaaatatatatcttcgGTATTCTCATGAATTGCAACCTGTTTTGAAGAATGTAAATATAGATATAAGATCAAGAGAAAAG ataGGTATTGTGGGACGTACTGGTGCAGGAAAATCGAGTCTTATTGCTTCTTTGTTTCGATTGGCTCCAATAGATGGTATAATTTCTATAGACGATATAGATACTGCCGAAATCGGATTAGATGATTTGagatcaaaaatttcaatcattccGCAAGAGCCAATTTTGTTTTCCGCTTCTGTAAGATACAATTTAGATCCGTTTGAGTCGCACAGCGACGAGGTGTTATGGGAAGCCTTGGAAAAT GTAGAGCTAAGGACTGTAATAACtgatttaaatcaaaatattagtgAGGGAGGCTCGAATTTCAGTGTAGGCCAAAGACAATTGATTTGTTTAGCTAGAGCGAT
- the LOC130899460 gene encoding ATP-binding cassette subfamily C member 4-like isoform X2, protein MDFSKRYVKVSPEENANILSRLFFCWFLPFLKYGYKHQIELQDIYNTVPSDLSTQLTNSLQRNWEEEIEISRKRNNKKPSLKKAVFKTFWKTYLFPGIGIFTQCVVIRMIQPLILAEFISFFDTKDQDYLGWIWGSTLILISFINLITTHNSFFWAQRLGMRVRIAMGSLIYRKLLKLSHKSLGDTPAGHVVNLLSNDVQRFDSAAANLHYLWIMPINTLVGLVILYQYVGAAAALTGMVFVTLISLPLPGTISRWQGKLRYKIAVRTDKRVKLMNEITSGIQVIKMYSWEKPFEKVVKLSRQLEVDVISKTAYCYGILSAMSVFTERLVLYVTLITFVSIGQRLTSNVAFSSAQLFNSIQAIMAISFPNALSSYSEAKVSLKRYRKVINACCLERDFEQFPHSDKNLVGEKGMGLSGGQRARVNLARAVYTEADIYLLDDPLSAVDTKVGRHLFEECILKYLAGKTRILVTHQLQFIKQADLVVIISNGKIEHVGKFCDLSEDYLDTLQHNSNNDNMTKEENIIEHKDIKSGYRTDKIDLQSSISLAHSAQLDDPEESEELIKKGDISNSTYFEYWKSGAGIVFLNFTCLMFILAQVITNASDLWLTHWTNIESRRYKFPTSNQTPKISDAEHVSNWTNDPHMFSTPLTIISDTQSEATVLTNQVFNKTVTALSDLENSTSKVNIITDDSNNAGDRDYYIWIYTILIAGSVIFLTFRSFLYYRICMNASKVLHNKMFSCILKAPIRFFDINPSGRILNRFTKDMGCVDELLPRCQMDAIQILVVMVGILIMVFIVSPLMLIPVILLAPIYYIWRTIYMATAQSLKRHEGAAKAPVFSHISASMHGITTIRASKAQEMVIKEFDTLQDQHTSTWLSFLVSSATFGFYLDLISWTFLVIVTFQFVIFKSEDTLSGSVGLVISQCLILTGMVQYGVFMTAQVAGNMISVERILQYTKLEKEGPFESLATKKPPRDWPSNGNIMFKNIYLRYSHELQPVLKNVNIDIRSREKIGIVGRTGAGKSSLIASLFRLAPIDGIISIDDIDTAEIGLDDLRSKISIIPQEPILFSASVRYNLDPFESHSDEVLWEALENVELRTVITDLNQNISEGGSNFSVGQRQLICLARAIVRNNKILVMDEATANVDPGTDVLIQKTIREKFKNCTVITIAHRLNTVMDSDKVLVMDAGEAVEFDHPHILLQNQDGYFNKMVREMGPEMETMLRSIAKTNYKN, encoded by the exons ATGGATTTTTCCAAACGATATGTTAAGGTGTCCCCAGAGGAAAATGCAAACATACTTTCCCGACTTTTTTTTTG cTGGTTTCTGCCATTCCTTAAATATGGATACAAACATCAAATAGAATTACAGGACATATATAATACTGTCCCCTCTGACTTGTCAACTCAACTAACTAACTCACTTCAAAG aAACTgggaagaagaaatagaaattagTAGGAAACGTAATAATAAGAAACCTAGCTTAAAAAAGGCCGTgtttaaaacattttggaaGACGTATTTATTTCCTGGTATTGGAATATTTACACAATGTGTTGTTATCag GATGATACAACCATTAATACTAGCTGaatttatctctttttttgATACAAAAGATCAAGACTATTTAGGATGGATTTGGGGATCTACACTAATTTTGATATCATTTATCAATCTCATTACAACGCATAATTCTTTTTTTTGGGCACAAAGACTTGGTATGAGAGTACGGATTGCAATGGGCTCattaatttatagaaaa CTTCTGAAGCTTAGTCACAAATCGCTTGGAGATACTCCCGCTGGGCATGTGGTGAATTTGCTTTCCAACGATGTACAAAGATTTGACTCGGCAGCAGCAAATTTACATTATCTTTGGATAATGCCCATAAATACTTTAGTAGGACTTGTTATTCTTTATCAGTATGTTGGAGCTGCCGCAGCTTTAACTGGAATGGTATTCGTAACTTTGATATCTCTTCCTTTGCCAG GTACCATTTCCAGATGGCAAGGGAAACTTAGATATAAGATTGCAGTAAGAACTGATAAAAGAGTGAAACTTATGAATGAAATAACATCGGGAATCCAAGTCATTAAGATGTACTCCTGGGAAAAACCATTTGAGAAAGTCGTCAAGCTCTCAAGACA GCTAGAAGTAGACGTTATATCTAAAACTGCGTATTGTTATGGAATCCTATCAGCAATGAGTGTATTTACTGAGCGATTAGTTCTTTATGTAACACTCATTACATTCGTTTCGATTGGTCAAAGATTAACGAGCAACGTTGCATTCTCCTCGGCTCAACTTTTCAACAGCATCCAAGCTATCATGGCAATATCATTTCCGAATGCTTTATCATCCTATTCTGAAGCCAAAGTTTCTTTGAAAAG atatcGTAAAGTAATTAACGCTTGTTGTTTAGAAAGAGACTTTGAGCAATTTCCCCATAGCGACAAAAATTTAGTTGGGGAAAAGGGAATGGGTCTTAGTGGTGGTCAAAGAGCGAGAGTAAATTTAGCCAGAGCCGTCTACACAGAAGCAGATATATATTTGTTAGATGATCCACTTTCTGCAGTAGATACGAAAGTAGGAAGGCATTTATTTGAAGAATGTATATTGAAATACTTAGCTGGAAAAACAAGGATTTTAGTAACACACCAACTACAATTCATCAAACAAGCTGATCTTGTTGTTATAATTAgtaat GGTAAAATAGAACACGTGGGAAAATTCTGTGACTTGTCAGAAGATTATCTTGATACTTTACAGCATAATTCTAATAACGACAACATGACGAAAGAAGAGAATATTATTGAACATAAAGACATTAAATCTGGTTATCGAACTGACAAAATTGACCTTCAATCTTCTATTTCACTAGCG cATTCCGCACAACTTGATGATCCAGAGGAATCtgaagaattgataaaaaaaggtgaCATTTCCAATTCAACGTATTTCGAGTATTGGAAATCTGGCGCtggaatagtttttttaaattttacttgTCTCATGTTCATTTTGGCTCAAGTTATCACTAATGCATCAGATCTTTGGTTAACACACtg GACCAATATCGAATCAAGAAGATACAAGTTTCCTACTTCCAATCAGACACCGAAAATATCTGATGCTGAACACGTATCTAACTGGACGAATGACCCTCATATGTTTTCTACACCACTCACAATTATTTCAGATACACAATCAGAAGCTACAGTACTTACAAATCAAGTATTCAATAAAACTGTTACTGCATTATCAGATTTGGAGAATTCAACTAGTAAAGTGAATATTATAACAGATGATTCCAACAATGCTGGAGATCGAGATTACTATATCTGGATTTACACAATATTGATAGCGGGATCAGTGATATTTCTTACTTTTAGATCTTTCTTGTATTACCGTATATGTATGAATGCTTCTAAAGTTTTgcataataaaatgtttagttGCATCCTGAAAGCACCAATAAGATTCTTTGACATCAACCCATCAG gaaGAATACTAAATAGGTTTACAAAAGATATGGGTTGCGTTGACGAACTATTACCCCGTTGTCAAATGGATGCCATACAGATTTTGGTAGTAATGGTTGGTATACTAATAATGGTGTTCATTGTATCACCATTGATGTTAATTCCTGTAATTTTACTAGCacctatttattatatttggcGCACAATATATATGGCAACAGCTCAGTCTTTGAAAAGACATGAAGGAGCTG CAAAAGCTCCAGTATTTTCACACATATCAGCGTCTATGCATGGCATTACGACTATCAGAGCTTCTAAAGCCCAAGAAATGGTTATAAAAGAATTTGATACTCTGCAAGATCAACATACTAGTACATGGCTATCATTTTTGGTGAGCAGTGCAACTTTTGGATTTTATTTAGACCTTATCAGTTGGACTTTCTTAGTCATAGTTACTTTCCAATTCGTTATTTTTAAAAGCG AAGATACATTAAGTGGTAGTGTGGGTTTAGTGATATCCCAATGCCTAATATTAACTGGAATGGTGCAATATGGAGTTTTTATGACAGCACAAGTAGCAGGAAATATGATAAGTGTTGAGAGAATACTGCAATATACTAAATTGGAGAAGGAAGGTCCATTTGAATCTTTAGCCACCAAAAAACCACCCAGAGATTGGCCAAGTAACGGGAacattatgtttaaaaatatatatcttcgGTATTCTCATGAATTGCAACCTGTTTTGAAGAATGTAAATATAGATATAAGATCAAGAGAAAAG ataGGTATTGTGGGACGTACTGGTGCAGGAAAATCGAGTCTTATTGCTTCTTTGTTTCGATTGGCTCCAATAGATGGTATAATTTCTATAGACGATATAGATACTGCCGAAATCGGATTAGATGATTTGagatcaaaaatttcaatcattccGCAAGAGCCAATTTTGTTTTCCGCTTCTGTAAGATACAATTTAGATCCGTTTGAGTCGCACAGCGACGAGGTGTTATGGGAAGCCTTGGAAAAT GTAGAGCTAAGGACTGTAATAACtgatttaaatcaaaatattagtgAGGGAGGCTCGAATTTCAGTGTAGGCCAAAGACAATTGATTTGTTTAGCTAGAGCGAT
- the LOC130899460 gene encoding ATP-binding cassette sub-family C member 4-like isoform X3 — MDFSKRYVKVSPEENANILSRLFFCWFLPFLKYGYKHQIELQDIYNTVPSDLSTQLTNSLQRNWEEEIEISRKRNNKKPSLKKAVFKTFWKTYLFPGIGIFTQCVVIRMIQPLILAEFISFFDTKDQDYLGWIWGSTLILISFINLITTHNSFFWAQRLGMRVRIAMGSLIYRKLLKLSHKSLGDTPAGHVVNLLSNDVQRFDSAAANLHYLWIMPINTLVGLVILYQYVGAAAALTGMVFVTLISLPLPGTISRWQGKLRYKIAVRTDKRVKLMNEITSGIQVIKMYSWEKPFEKVVKLSRQLEVDVISKTAYCYGILSAMSVFTERLVLYVTLITFVSIGQRLTSNVAFSSAQLFNSIQAIMAISFPNALSSYSEAKVSLKRLEEFLTLDENTEQAIRNKETDTQQLGEIKLKSVTANWNPKNIVPTLINVDLHIKPGTLCCVIGNLGSGKSSLLQLLLKELSPSKGEISVSGKTAYASQEPWLFVSNIRNNILFGKPYDNERYRKVINACCLERDFEQFPHSDKNLVGEKGMGLSGGQRARVNLARAVYTEADIYLLDDPLSAVDTKVGRHLFEECILKYLAGKTRILVTHQLQFIKQADLVVIISNGKIEHVGKFCDLSEDYLDTLQHNSNNDNMTKEENIIEHKDIKSGYRTDKIDLQSSISLAHSAQLDDPEESEELIKKGDISNSTYFEYWKSGAGIVFLNFTCLMFILAQVITNASDLWLTHWTNIESRRYKFPTSNQTPKISDAEHVSNWTNDPHMFSTPLTIISDTQSEATVLTNQVFNKTVTALSDLENSTSKVNIITDDSNNAGDRDYYIWIYTILIAGSVIFLTFRSFLYYRICMNASKVLHNKMFSCILKAPIRFFDINPSGRILNRFTKDMGCVDELLPRCQMDAIQILVVMVGILIMVFIVSPLMLIPVILLAPIYYIWRTIYMATAQSLKRHEGAAKAPVFSHISASMHGITTIRASKAQEMVIKEFDTLQDQHTSTWLSFLVSSATFGFYLDLISWTFLVIVTFQFVIFKSEDTLSGSVGLVISQCLILTGMVQYGVFMTAQVAGNMISVERILQYTKLEKEGPFESLATKKPPRDWPSNGNIMFKNIYLRYSHELQPVLKNVNIDIRSREKIGIVGRTGAGKSSLIASLFRLAPIDGIISIDDIDTAEIGLDDLRSKISIIPQEPILFSASVRYNLDPFESHSDEVLWEALENN; from the exons ATGGATTTTTCCAAACGATATGTTAAGGTGTCCCCAGAGGAAAATGCAAACATACTTTCCCGACTTTTTTTTTG cTGGTTTCTGCCATTCCTTAAATATGGATACAAACATCAAATAGAATTACAGGACATATATAATACTGTCCCCTCTGACTTGTCAACTCAACTAACTAACTCACTTCAAAG aAACTgggaagaagaaatagaaattagTAGGAAACGTAATAATAAGAAACCTAGCTTAAAAAAGGCCGTgtttaaaacattttggaaGACGTATTTATTTCCTGGTATTGGAATATTTACACAATGTGTTGTTATCag GATGATACAACCATTAATACTAGCTGaatttatctctttttttgATACAAAAGATCAAGACTATTTAGGATGGATTTGGGGATCTACACTAATTTTGATATCATTTATCAATCTCATTACAACGCATAATTCTTTTTTTTGGGCACAAAGACTTGGTATGAGAGTACGGATTGCAATGGGCTCattaatttatagaaaa CTTCTGAAGCTTAGTCACAAATCGCTTGGAGATACTCCCGCTGGGCATGTGGTGAATTTGCTTTCCAACGATGTACAAAGATTTGACTCGGCAGCAGCAAATTTACATTATCTTTGGATAATGCCCATAAATACTTTAGTAGGACTTGTTATTCTTTATCAGTATGTTGGAGCTGCCGCAGCTTTAACTGGAATGGTATTCGTAACTTTGATATCTCTTCCTTTGCCAG GTACCATTTCCAGATGGCAAGGGAAACTTAGATATAAGATTGCAGTAAGAACTGATAAAAGAGTGAAACTTATGAATGAAATAACATCGGGAATCCAAGTCATTAAGATGTACTCCTGGGAAAAACCATTTGAGAAAGTCGTCAAGCTCTCAAGACA GCTAGAAGTAGACGTTATATCTAAAACTGCGTATTGTTATGGAATCCTATCAGCAATGAGTGTATTTACTGAGCGATTAGTTCTTTATGTAACACTCATTACATTCGTTTCGATTGGTCAAAGATTAACGAGCAACGTTGCATTCTCCTCGGCTCAACTTTTCAACAGCATCCAAGCTATCATGGCAATATCATTTCCGAATGCTTTATCATCCTATTCTGAAGCCAAAGTTTCTTTGAAAAG attAGAAGAATTTTTAACATTAGATGAGAATACCGAACAAGCGATAAGAAACAAGGAAACAGATACTCAGCAATTAggtgaaataaaattgaaatccGTAACAGCAAATTGGAATCCCAAGAACATTGTTCCCACATTAATTAACGTCGATTTACATATCAAACCAGGAACTTTATGCTGCGTTATTGGCAATTTAGGCTCTGGTAAAAGTAGTCTTTTGcagttattattaaaagaacTATCACCGTCTAAAGGAGAAATAAGTGTATCTGGAAAAACGGCGTATGCTTCTCAGGAGCCTTGGTTATTTGTGTCGAATATCAGGAATAACATTTTATTTGGAAAGCCGTACGATAACGAAAG atatcGTAAAGTAATTAACGCTTGTTGTTTAGAAAGAGACTTTGAGCAATTTCCCCATAGCGACAAAAATTTAGTTGGGGAAAAGGGAATGGGTCTTAGTGGTGGTCAAAGAGCGAGAGTAAATTTAGCCAGAGCCGTCTACACAGAAGCAGATATATATTTGTTAGATGATCCACTTTCTGCAGTAGATACGAAAGTAGGAAGGCATTTATTTGAAGAATGTATATTGAAATACTTAGCTGGAAAAACAAGGATTTTAGTAACACACCAACTACAATTCATCAAACAAGCTGATCTTGTTGTTATAATTAgtaat GGTAAAATAGAACACGTGGGAAAATTCTGTGACTTGTCAGAAGATTATCTTGATACTTTACAGCATAATTCTAATAACGACAACATGACGAAAGAAGAGAATATTATTGAACATAAAGACATTAAATCTGGTTATCGAACTGACAAAATTGACCTTCAATCTTCTATTTCACTAGCG cATTCCGCACAACTTGATGATCCAGAGGAATCtgaagaattgataaaaaaaggtgaCATTTCCAATTCAACGTATTTCGAGTATTGGAAATCTGGCGCtggaatagtttttttaaattttacttgTCTCATGTTCATTTTGGCTCAAGTTATCACTAATGCATCAGATCTTTGGTTAACACACtg GACCAATATCGAATCAAGAAGATACAAGTTTCCTACTTCCAATCAGACACCGAAAATATCTGATGCTGAACACGTATCTAACTGGACGAATGACCCTCATATGTTTTCTACACCACTCACAATTATTTCAGATACACAATCAGAAGCTACAGTACTTACAAATCAAGTATTCAATAAAACTGTTACTGCATTATCAGATTTGGAGAATTCAACTAGTAAAGTGAATATTATAACAGATGATTCCAACAATGCTGGAGATCGAGATTACTATATCTGGATTTACACAATATTGATAGCGGGATCAGTGATATTTCTTACTTTTAGATCTTTCTTGTATTACCGTATATGTATGAATGCTTCTAAAGTTTTgcataataaaatgtttagttGCATCCTGAAAGCACCAATAAGATTCTTTGACATCAACCCATCAG gaaGAATACTAAATAGGTTTACAAAAGATATGGGTTGCGTTGACGAACTATTACCCCGTTGTCAAATGGATGCCATACAGATTTTGGTAGTAATGGTTGGTATACTAATAATGGTGTTCATTGTATCACCATTGATGTTAATTCCTGTAATTTTACTAGCacctatttattatatttggcGCACAATATATATGGCAACAGCTCAGTCTTTGAAAAGACATGAAGGAGCTG CAAAAGCTCCAGTATTTTCACACATATCAGCGTCTATGCATGGCATTACGACTATCAGAGCTTCTAAAGCCCAAGAAATGGTTATAAAAGAATTTGATACTCTGCAAGATCAACATACTAGTACATGGCTATCATTTTTGGTGAGCAGTGCAACTTTTGGATTTTATTTAGACCTTATCAGTTGGACTTTCTTAGTCATAGTTACTTTCCAATTCGTTATTTTTAAAAGCG AAGATACATTAAGTGGTAGTGTGGGTTTAGTGATATCCCAATGCCTAATATTAACTGGAATGGTGCAATATGGAGTTTTTATGACAGCACAAGTAGCAGGAAATATGATAAGTGTTGAGAGAATACTGCAATATACTAAATTGGAGAAGGAAGGTCCATTTGAATCTTTAGCCACCAAAAAACCACCCAGAGATTGGCCAAGTAACGGGAacattatgtttaaaaatatatatcttcgGTATTCTCATGAATTGCAACCTGTTTTGAAGAATGTAAATATAGATATAAGATCAAGAGAAAAG ataGGTATTGTGGGACGTACTGGTGCAGGAAAATCGAGTCTTATTGCTTCTTTGTTTCGATTGGCTCCAATAGATGGTATAATTTCTATAGACGATATAGATACTGCCGAAATCGGATTAGATGATTTGagatcaaaaatttcaatcattccGCAAGAGCCAATTTTGTTTTCCGCTTCTGTAAGATACAATTTAGATCCGTTTGAGTCGCACAGCGACGAGGTGTTATGGGAAGCCTTGGAAAAT